A stretch of Saccharomyces cerevisiae S288C chromosome IV, complete sequence DNA encodes these proteins:
- the PHO2 gene encoding Pho2p (Homeobox transcription factor; regulatory targets include genes involved in phosphate metabolism; binds cooperatively with Pho4p to the PHO5 promoter; phosphorylation of Pho2p facilitates interaction with Pho4p; relocalizes to the cytosol in response to hypoxia), which produces MMEEFSYDHDFNTHFATDLDYLQHDQQQQQQQQHDQQHNQQQQPQPQPIQTQNLEHDHDQHTNDMSASSNASDSGPQRPKRTRAKGEALDVLKRKFEINPTPSLVERKKISDLIGMPEKNVRIWFQNRRAKLRKKQHGSNKDTIPSSQSRDIANDYDRGSTDNNLVTTTSTSSIFHDEDLTFFDRIPLNSNNNYYFFDICSITVGSWNRMKSGALQRRNFQSIKELRNLSPIKINNIMSNATDLMVLISKKNSEINYFFSAMANNTKILFRIFFPLSSVTNCSLTLETDDDIINSNNTSDKNNSNTNNDDDNDDNSNEDNDNSSEDKRNAKDNFGELKLTVTRSPTFAVYFLNNAPDEDPNLNNQWSICDDFSEGRQVNDAFVGGSNIPHTLKGLQKSLRFMNSLILDYKSSNEILPTINTAIPTAAVPQQNIAPPFLNTNSSATDSNPNTNLEDSLFFDHDLLSSSITNTNNGQGSNNGRQASKDDTLNLLDTTVNSNNNHNANNEENHLAQEHLSNDADIVANPNDHLLSLPTDSELPNTPDFLKNTNELTDEHRWI; this is translated from the coding sequence ATGATGGAAGAATTCTCGTACGATCACGATTTTAACACACATTTTGCTACAGATTTGGATTATTTGCAACATgaccaacaacaacaacaacagcaacaacatGATCAACAACATAatcaacagcaacaaccACAACCACAACCAATTCAAACTCAAAACCTGGAGCACGACCACGACCAACATACTAATGATATGAGTGCTTCATCGAATGCATCAGATAGTGGACCTCAAAGGCCCAAGAGGACTCGCGCAAAGGGTGAAGCACTAGATGTGCTAAAGCgtaaatttgaaataaatcCAACACCCTCTTTGgtagaaagaaagaaaatatcagatCTGATAGGAATGCCTGAAAAAAACGTCAGAATTTGGTTTCAGAACAGAAGAGCTAAATTGAGGAAAAAGCAGCATGGAAGTAATAAGGACACAATCCCCTCGTCACAATCCCGTGATATTGCCAACGATTACGATCGTGGGAGTACAGACAACAATTTGGTCACTACAACAAGTACTTCATCCATATTTCACGATGAAGACCTGACTTTTTTCGACCGTATTCCGCtgaacagcaacaacaactattatttttttgacatTTGCTCAATTACTGTGGGAAGTTGGAATAGAATGAAAAGCGGCGCACTGCAAAGAAGGAACTTTCAGTCTATAAAGGAGTTGAGAAACCTATCGCCAATAAAGATTAATAACATAATGTCGAATGCCACAGATTTAATGGTTTTGATATCCAAGAAAAACTCAGAAAtaaactatttttttagtgCCATGGCAAATAATACTAAAATTCTCTTCAGGATCTTTTTCCCATTAAGTTCAGTCACGAATTGCTCTCTAACTTTAGAAACTGACGACGATATAATAAATAGTAACAACACAAGcgataaaaacaatagtaatactaataatgatgatgataacgACGATAACAGTAATGAAGACAATGATAATAGTAGTGAGGATAAGAGGAATGCTAAGGATAACTTTGGAGAATTGAAGCTAACAGTCACCAGATCACCCACTTTTGCtgtttactttttaaaTAATGCTCCTGATGAAGATCCAAATTTGAACAATCAGTGGTCCATATGTGATGATTTCTCAGAAGGTAGACAGGTAAATGACGCATTTGTTGGTGGTTCGAATATTCCTCACACTTTGAAAGGTTTACAGAAATCATTAAGATTCATGAATTCTCTAATTCTAGACTATAAATCATCGAATGAAATATTACCTACGATCAATACAGCGATCCCCACTGCTGCAGTTCCACAACAGAATATTGCCCCTCCCTTTCTGAATACAAATTCAAGTGCAACAGACTCAAATCCAAATACAAATTTAGAAGATTCTCTCTTCTTCGATCATGATCTGTTATCGAGTTCGATAACCAACACCAACAACGGACAAGGCTCTAATAATGGACGTCAAGCTAGCAAGGATGATACGCTCAATTTACTGGATACTACCGTCAACAGCAATAACAATCATAATGCTAATAATGAGGAGAATCATCTAGCGCAAGAACATTTATCCAACGATGCTGATATTGTTGCAAATCCAAATGATCATTTGTTGTCTTTACCGACTGATAGTGAACTCCCAAATACTccagattttttgaagaacacTAACGAACTAACTGACGAGCATAGATGgatatga
- the NSE4 gene encoding Smc5-Smc6 complex subunit NSE4 (Component of the SMC5-SMC6 complex; this complex plays a key role in the removal of X-shaped DNA structures that arise between sister chromatids during DNA replication and repair), producing MSSTVISRKRRNSTVTEPDSSGETRKQKKSRSDEKSSSSKDGDPQLEFKVLQGYRDLESEMHKGRAQVTRTGDIGVAMDNLNAVDSLFNKVIGIKNNGLFAHDARAMVSISELAQISVRNLKFDDSRSMVNLENIVNSLKRYMLKEHFKLNNIAENRNDLTLAADEQSAADQQEESDGDIDRTPDDNHTDKATSSFKATSMRHSYLQQFSHYNEFSQFNWFRIGALYNTISKNAPITDHLMGPLSIEKKPRVLTQRRRNNDQVGEKITAEKITQHSLNSTQQETTPEQVKKCFKKLSKKLGPEGSINLFKFIIDPNSFSRSIENLFYTSFLIKEGKLLMEHDEEGLPTIKIKQSISHTDSRSKEIERQRRRAAHQNHIIFQMDMPTWRKLIKKYNITSPFLD from the coding sequence ATGTCTAGTACAGTAATATCTAGAAAGAGGAGAAACAGCACTGTTACTGAGCCTGACAGTAGCGgagaaacaagaaaacaaaagaagtcGAGAAGTGATGAAAAGAGCTCATCTTCTAAGGATGGTGACCCCCAGCTAGAATTTAAAGTTTTACAGGGATATAGGGACCTGGAAAGTGAAATGCACAAAGGCAGAGCTCAGGTGACCAGAACAGGAGATATAGGTGTTGCTATGGACAATCTGAACGCTGTGGATTCCCTATTCAATAAGGTTATTGGTATAAAGAATAATGGATTGTTTGCTCATGATGCTAGAGCAATGGTTAGTATAAGTGAATTGGCTCAAATTTCTGTGAGAAATTTGAAGTTTGATGATTCGAGGAGTATGGTCAATTTAGAAAACATAgtaaattccttgaaaagATACATGCTAAAAGAGCATTTCAAGCTTAATAATATCGCCGAAAATAGGAATGATTTGACGCTTGCCGCTGATGAACAATCCGCAGCAGACCAGCAAGAGGAAAGTGATGGAGATATCGATAGGACGCCTGATGATAATCATACAGATAAAGCTACTTCCTCTTTCAAAGCGACATCTATGAGGCATAGTTATCTACAGCAGTTTTCTCACTATAATGAGTTTTCTCAATTTAATTGGTTTAGAATAGGTGCTCTCTACAATACTATAAGTAAAAATGCCCCAATTACCGACCATTTAATGGGACCTTTATCCATAGAAAAGAAGCCACGAGTGTTAACTCAACGAAGAAGGAATAATGACCAAGTTGGTGAAAAGATCACCGCTGAGAAAATCACTCAGCATTCTTTAAACTCCACACAGCAAGAAACTACCCCTGAACAGGTCAAgaaatgtttcaaaaagctttcaaaaaaattaggcCCAGAAGGTTCCATTAATctttttaaatttattaTAGACCCAAATTCATTCTCGCGATCCATCGAAAATCTTTTCTATACCAGTTTTTTGATCAAAGAGGGAAAACTATTGATGGAACacgatgaagaaggtttACCCACAATTAAGATAAAACAAAGCATAAGTCACACAGATTCAAGaagtaaagaaattgaGAGACAAAGGCGTCGTGCCGCTCATCAGAATcacattatttttcaaatggaCATGCCTACTTGGCGAAAActaataaagaaatacaaCATCACTTCACCATTCTTAGACTAA
- the QRI7 gene encoding putative N(6)-L-threonylcarbamoyladenine synthase (Protein involved in threonylcarbamoyl adenosine biosynthesis; Sua5p and Qri7p are necessary and sufficient for RNA t6A modification in vitro; highly conserved mitochondrial protein; essential for t6A modification of mitochondrial tRNAs that decode ANN codons; similar to Kae1p and E. coli YgjD, both of which are also required for tRNA t6A modification; when directed to the cytoplasm, complements the essential function of Kae1p in the KEOPS complex) has translation MISIKGTGRFLLDNYRIWQRRAFNRPIQLRKGYKVLAIETSCDDTCVSVLDRFSKSAAPNVLANLKDTLDSIDEGGIIPTKAHIHHQARIGPLTERALIESNAREGIDLICVTRGPGMPGSLSGGLDFAKGLAVAWNKPLIGVHHMLGHLLIPRMGTNGKVPQFPFVSLLVSGGHTTFVLSRAIDDHEILCDTIDIAVGDSLDKCGRELGFKGTMIAREMEKFINQDINDQDFALKLEMPSPLKNSASKRNMLSFSFSAFITALRTNLTKLGKTEIQELPEREIRSIAYQVQESVFDHIINKLKHVLKSQPEKFKNVREFVCSGGVSSNQRLRTKLETELGTLNSTSFFNFYYPPMDLCSDNSIMIGWAGIEIWESLRLVSDLDICPIRQWPLNDLLSVDGWRTDQL, from the coding sequence atgaTATCAATAAAAGGAACCGGAAGATTTCTCCTCGATAACTATAGAATTTGGCAGAGGCGTGCATTCAACAGACCAATACAGTTAAGAAAAGGCTATAAAGTTTTAGCCATTGAGACTTCTTGCGATGATACATGCGTTTCAGTTTTGGACAGGTTCTCAAAAAGTGCAGCTCCTAATGTGCTAGCCAATTTGAAAGATACTTTAGATAGTATTGACGAAGGAGGTATTATACCAACAAAGGCTCATATCCATCACCAAGCTCGGATAGGACCCTTAACCGAAAGAGCCCTGATAGAAAGCAATGCGAGAGAAGGAATTGATCTCATATGTGTTACAAGAGGCCCTGGTATGCCTGGTTCATTATCAGGAGGATTAGATTTTGCAAAAGGTTTAGCTGTTGCCTGGAACAAACCACTGATTGGTGTGCATCACATGCTGGGACACTTGCTGATACCAAGAATGGGTACAAATGGAAAAGTGCCTCAATTTCCCTTTGTTAGCCTGCTGGTTAGTGGTGGTCATACTACGTTTGTTTTGTCACGAGCAATTGACGATCACGAAATATTATGTGATACTATCGATATTGCAGTGGGTGACTCATTAGATAAATGTGGCAGAGAGCTTGGATTCAAGGGAACAATGATCGCTAGAGAAATGGAGAAATTTATTAATCAAGATATTAACGACCAAGATTTTGCTTTAAAACTAGAAATGCCCAGTCCGTTAAAAAACAGCGCTAGTAAAAGAAACATGCTTTCGTTTTCGTTTTCAGCATTTATCACAGCATTAAGAACTAATTTGACAAAACTAGGTAAAACAGAAATCCAGGAACTGCCAGAACGCGAAATACGGTCAATTGCATATCAAGTACAGGAATCTGTTTTCGACcatataataaataaactgAAGCACGTGCTCAAGTCACAACCGGAAAAGTTTAAAAACGTGCGTGAATTTGTATGTTCTGGTGGAGTGAGTAGTAATCAAAGGTTGAGAACAAAATTAGAAACGGAATTGGGGACGTTGAACTCCACAAgcttttttaatttttattatccTCCTATGGACCTTTGTAGTGACAACTCTATTATGATCGGCTGGGCAGGTATCGAGATATGGGAAAGCTTACGATTAGTTAGTGATTTAGATATATGTCCAATTAGGCAATGGCCATTGAATGACCTATTAAGTGTTGATGGTTGGAGAACGGACCAgctatga
- the QRI1 gene encoding UDP-N-acetylglucosamine diphosphorylase (UDP-N-acetylglucosamine pyrophosphorylase; catalyzes the formation of UDP-N-acetylglucosamine (UDP-GlcNAc), which is important in cell wall biosynthesis, protein N-glycosylation, and GPI anchor biosynthesis; protein abundance increases in response to DNA replication stress) — protein MTDTKQLFIEAGQSQLFHNWESLSRKDQEELLSNLEQISSKRSPAKLLEDCQNAIKFSLANSSKDTGVEISPLPPTSYESLIGNSKKENEYWRLGLEAIGKGEVAVILMAGGQGTRLGSSQPKGCYDIGLPSKKSLFQIQAEKLIRLQDMVKDKKVEIPWYIMTSGPTRAATEAYFQEHNYFGLNKEQITFFNQGTLPAFDLTGKHFLMKDPVNLSQSPDGNGGLYRAIKENKLNEDFDRRGIKHVYMYCVDNVLSKIADPVFIGFAIKHGFELATKAVRKRDAHESVGLIATKNEKPCVIEYSEISNELAEAKDKDGLLKLRAGNIVNHYYLVDLLKRDLDQWCENMPYHIAKKKIPAYDSVTGKYTKPTEPNGIKLEQFIFDVFDTVPLNKFGCLEVDRCKEFSPLKNGPGSKNDNPETSRLAYLKLGTSWLEDAGAIVKDGVLVEVSSKLSYAGENLSQFKGKVFDRSGIVLEK, from the coding sequence ATGACTGACACAAAACAGCTATTCATTGAAGCCGGACAAAGTCAACTTTTCCACAATTGGGAAAGCTTGTCTCGCAAAGACCAAGAAGAATTGCTTTCAAACCTGGAGCAAATATCTTCCAAGAGGTCCCCTGCAAAACTACTGGAAGACTGTCAAAATGCTATTAAATTCTCACTAGCTAACTCTTCTAAGGATACTGGCGTCGAAATTTCACCATTGCCCCCTACTTCGTACGAGTCGCTTATTGGCAACAgtaagaaagaaaatgaatactGGCGTTTAGGCCTTGAAGCTATTGGCAAGGGTGAAGTCGCAGTGATTTTAATGGCTGGCGGACAAGGTACGCGGTTAGGATCCTCTCAACCAAAGGGCTGTTACGACATTGGATTGCCTTCTAAGAAatctctttttcaaattcaagcTGAAAAGTTGATCAGGTTGCAAGATATGGTAAAGGACAAAAAGGTAGAAATTCCTTGGTATATTATGACATCAGGCCCCACTAGAGCGGCTACTGAGGCATACTTTCAAGAACACAATTATTTTGGCTTGAATAAAGAACAAATTACGTTCTTCAACCAGGGAACCCTGCCTGCCTTTGATTTAACCGGGAAGCATTTCCTAATGAAAGACCCAGTAAACCTATCTCAATCACCAGATGGAAATGGTGGACTCTACCGTGCCATCAAGGAAAACAAGTTGAACGAAGACTTTGATAGGAGAGGAATCAAGCATGTTTACATGTACTGTGTCGATAATGTCCTATCTAAAATCGCAGACCCTGTATTTATTGGTTTTGCCATCAAGCATGGCTTCGAACTGGCCACCAAAGCCGTTAGAAAGAGAGATGCGCATGAATCAGTTGGGTTAATTGCTACTAAAAACGAGAAACCATGTGTCATAGAATATTCTGAAATTTCCAATGAATTGGCTGAAGCAAAGGATAAAGATGGCTTATTAAAACTACGCGCAGGCAACATTGTAAATCATTATTACCTAGTGGATTTACTAAAACGTGATTTGGATCAGTGGTGTGAGAATATGCCATATCACATTgcgaagaagaaaattccAGCTTATGATAGTGTTACCGGCAAGTACACTAAGCCTACCGAACCAAACGGTATAAAATTAGAGCAATTCATATTTGATGTCTTTGACACTGTACCACTGAACAAGTTTGGGTGCTTAGAAGTAGATAGATGCAAAGAATTTTCACCTTTAAAAAACGGTCCTGGTTCTAAGAACGATAATCCTGAGACCAGCAGACTAGCATATTTGAAACTAGGAACCTCGTGGTTGGAAGATGCAGGCGCTATTGTAAAAGATGGGGTACTAGTCGAAGTTTCCAGCAAATTGAGTTATGCAGGTGAAAATCTATCCCAGTTCAAAGGTAAAGTCTTTGACAGAAGTGGTATAGTATTAGAAAAATAA
- the POL3 gene encoding DNA-directed DNA polymerase delta POL3 (Catalytic subunit of DNA polymerase delta; responsible for most of lagging strand DNA synthesis; required for chromosomal DNA replication during mitosis and meiosis, intragenic recombination, repair of double strand DNA breaks, and DNA replication during nucleotide excision repair (NER)), protein MSEKRSLPMVDVKIDDEDTPQLEKKIKRQSIDHGVGSEPVSTIEIIPSDSFRKYNSQGFKAKDTDLMGTQLESTFEQELSQMEHDMADQEEHDLSSFERKKLPTDFDPSLYDISFQQIDAEQSVLNGIKDENTSTVVRFFGVTSEGHSVLCNVTGFKNYLYVPAPNSSDANDQEQINKFVHYLNETFDHAIDSIEVVSKQSIWGYSGDTKLPFWKIYVTYPHMVNKLRTAFERGHLSFNSWFSNGTTTYDNIAYTLRLMVDCGIVGMSWITLPKGKYSMIEPNNRVSSCQLEVSINYRNLIAHPAEGDWSHTAPLRIMSFDIECAGRIGVFPEPEYDPVIQIANVVSIAGAKKPFIRNVFTLNTCSPITGSMIFSHATEEEMLSNWRNFIIKVDPDVIIGYNTTNFDIPYLLNRAKALKVNDFPYFGRLKTVKQEIKESVFSSKAYGTRETKNVNIDGRLQLDLLQFIQREYKLRSYTLNAVSAHFLGEQKEDVHYSIISDLQNGDSETRRRLAVYCLKDAYLPLRLMEKLMALVNYTEMARVTGVPFSYLLARGQQIKVVSQLFRKCLEIDTVIPNMQSQASDDQYEGATVIEPIRGYYDVPIATLDFNSLYPSIMMAHNLCYTTLCNKATVERLNLKIDEDYVITPNGDYFVTTKRRRGILPIILDELISARKRAKKDLRDEKDPFKRDVLNGRQLALKISANSVYGFTGATVGKLPCLAISSSVTAYGRTMILKTKTAVQEKYCIKNGYKHDAVVVYGDTDSVMVKFGTTDLKEAMDLGTEAAKYVSTLFKHPINLEFEKAYFPYLLINKKRYAGLFWTNPDKFDKLDQKGLASVRRDSCSLVSIVMNKVLKKILIERNVDGALAFVRETINDILHNRVDISKLIISKTLAPNYTNPQPHAVLAERMKRREGVGPNVGDRVDYVIIGGNDKLYNRAEDPLFVLENNIQVDSRYYLTNQLQNPIISIVAPIIGDKQANGMFVVKSIKINTGSQKGGLMSFIKKVEACKSCKGPLRKGEGPLCSNCLARSGELYIKALYDVRDLEEKYSRLWTQCQRCAGNLHSEVLCSNKNCDIFYMRVKVKKELQEKVEQLSKW, encoded by the coding sequence ATGAGTGAAAAAAGATCCCTTCCCATGGTTGATGTGAAGATCGATGACGAGGATACTCCCCAgttggaaaagaaaatcaaacGGCAATCAATAGATCATGGTGTTGGAAGTGAACCTGTTTCAACAATAGAGATTATTCCGAGTGATTCTTTTCGAAAATATAATAGTCAAGGCTTCAAAGCAAAGGATACAGATTTAATGGGTACGCAATTAGAGTCTACTTTTGAACAAGAGCTATCGCAAATGGAACATGATATGGCCGACCAAGAAGAGCATGACCTGTCATCATTCGAGCGTAAGAAACTTCCAACCGATTTTGACCCAAGTTTGTATGATATTTCTTTCCAACAAATTGATGCGGAACAGAGCGTACTGAATGGTATCAAAGATGAAAATACATCTACCGTGGTAAGGTTTTTTGGTGTCACTAGTGAAGGACACTCTGTACTTTGTAATGTTACAGGGTTCAAGAACTATCTTTACGTCCCAGCGCCCAATTCTTCCGACGCTAACGATCAGGAGCAAATCAACAAGTTTGTGCACTATTTAAACGAAACATTTGACCACGCTATTGATTCGATTGAAGTTGTATCTAAACAGTCTATCTGGGGTTATTCCGGAGATACCAAATTACCATTCTGGAAAATATACGTCACCTATCCGCATATGGTCAACAAACTGCGTACTGCGTTTGAAAGAGGTCATCTTTCATTCAACTCGTGGTTTTCTAACGGCACGACTACTTATGATAACATTGCCTACACTTTAAGGTTAATGGTAGATTGTGGAATTGTCGGTATGTCCTGGATAACATTACCAAAAGGAAAGTATTCGATGATTGAGCCTAATAACAGAGTTTCCTCTTGTCAGTTGGAAGTTTCAATTAATTATCGTAACCTAATAGCACATCCTGCTGAGGGTGATTGGTCTCATACAGCTCCATTGCGTATCATGTCCTTTGATATCGAGTGTGCTGGTAGGATTGGCGTCTTTCCGGAACCTGAATACGATCCCGTCATCCAAATTGCCAACGTTGTGAGTATTGCTGGCGCTAAGAAACCATTCATTCGTAATGTGTTTACTCTGAATACATGCTCACCCATAACAGGttcaatgattttttccCACGCCACTGAAGAGGAAATGTTGAGCAATTGGCGTAACTTTATCATCAAAGTTGATCCTGATGTTATCATTGGTTATAATACTacaaattttgatatcCCTTATCTTTTAAACCGTGCAAAGGCGCTAAAGGTGAATGATTTCCCATATTTTGGAAGGTTAAAAACCGTTAAGcaagaaattaaagagTCTGTGTTCTCTTCGAAGGCTTATGGTACAAGAGAAACCAAAAATGTCAATATTGACGGCCGATTACAGTTGGATCTTTTGCAATTTATTCAGCGTGAGTATAAACTAAGATCCTACACGTTGAATGCAGTCTCTGCGCACTTTTTAGGTGAACAGAAGGAGGATGTACATTATAGCATCATTTCTGATCTACAAAATGGCGATAGtgaaacaagaagaaggttgGCCGTTTACTGTTTGAAAGACGCCTACCTGCCTTTAAGGCTTATGGAAAAACTAATGGCGTTAGTTAACTATACAGAAATGGCTCGTGTTACAGGTGTGCcattttcatatttactAGCTCGTGGTCAACAAATTAAAGTTGTTTCTCAACTATTTCGAAAGTGCCTGGAGATTGATACTGTGATACCTAACATGCAATCTCAGGCCTCTGATGACCAATATGAGGGTGCCACTGTTATTGAGCCTATTCGTGGTTATTACGATGTACCGATTGCAACTTTGGatttcaattctttataTCCAAGTATTATGATGGCGCACAACCTATGTTATACAACACTTTGTAACAAAGCTACTGTAGAGAGATTGAATCTTAAAATTGACGAAGACTACGTCATAACACCTAATGGAGATTATTTTGTTACCACAAAAAGAAGGCGTGGTATATTACCAATTATTCTGGATGAATTAATAAGTGCTAGAAAACGCGCTAAAAAAGATCTGAGAGATGAGAAGGATCCATTCAAAAGAGATGTTTTAAATGGTAGACAATTGGCTTTGAAGATTTCAGCTAACTCTGTCTATGGTTTTACAGGAGCGACGGTGGGTAAATTGCCATGTTTAGccatttcttcatctgtTACTGCTTATGGTCGTACCATGATTTTAAAAACTAAAACCGCAgtccaagaaaaatattgtataaAGAATGGTTATAAGCACGATGCCGTTGTGGTTTACGGTGACACTGATTCCGTTATGGTAAAGTTTGGTACAACAGATTTAAAGGAAGCTATGGATCTTGGTACCGAAGCTGCCAAATATGTCTCCACTCTATTCAAACATCCGATTAACttagaatttgaaaaagcataCTTCCCTTACcttttgataaataaaaaGCGTTATGCAGGTTTATTCTGGACTAATCCTGACAAGTTTGACAAGTTGGACCAAAAAGGCCTTGCTTCTGTCCGTCGTGATTCCTGTTCCTTGGTTTCTATTGTTATGAATAAagttttaaagaaaattttaattgaaagaaatgtAGATGGTGCTTTAGCTTTTGTCAGAGAAACTATCAATGATATTCTGCATAATAGAGTAgatatttcaaagttgATTATATCAAAGACGTTAGCCCCAAATTACACAAATCCACAGCCGCACGCCGTTTTGGCTGAACGTATGAAGAGGAGAGAGGGCGTTGGTCCAAATGTTGGTGATCGTGTGGACTATGTCATTATCGGTGGTAATGATAAACTTTACAATAGAGCAGAAGATCCATTATTTGTACTagaaaacaatattcaAGTGGATTCGCGCTATTATTTAACTAATCAATTACAAAATCCAATCATTAGTATTGTTGCACCTATTATTGGCGACAAACAGGCGAACGGTATGTTCGTTGTGAAATCCATTAAAATTAACACAGGCTCTCAAAAAGGAGGCTTGATGAGctttattaaaaaagttGAGGCTTGTAAAAGTTGTAAAGGTCCGTTGAGGAAAGGTGAAGGCCCTCTTTGTTCAAACTGTCTAGCAAGGTCTGgagaattatacataaaGGCATTATACGATGTCAGAGATTTAGAGGAAAAATACTCAAGATTATGGACACAATGCCAAAGGTGCGCTGGTAACTTACATAGTGAAGTTTTGTGTTCAAATAAGAACTGTGACATTTTTTATATGCGGGTTAAGGTTAAAAAAGAGCTGCAGGAGAAAGTAGAACAATTAAGCAAATGGTAA